Proteins from a single region of Rhipicephalus microplus isolate Deutch F79 unplaced genomic scaffold, USDA_Rmic scaffold_45, whole genome shotgun sequence:
- the LOC119164719 gene encoding uncharacterized protein LOC119164719 translates to MMRHLGNGSLKPVVTHPCDPERSLFLSFDQCHTIKNVRSLLLEGEMTDGSQSITGQFVKQLYELQKNEVVKPVRFLTQKHVEPTNFEKMHVGRAVQLFSDDVISALPFLKEYPSRHPQAEKFRNAEATILFMKMMQKWFAIHNVANRTAHVHMRQPDQMHFFCATDQRLQWLEKDFPDYIEALNNACKRSGKKFLSAETYEAILLTSKSTVSCVKFLLESGFFYVLTRNLSSDPVELLFSSLRQMAGGNDCLDARAVTFSLERILRTGNLCPSQSSNVEGGQAVLSIHGASMSATSPVLDVPAEATAQAATPVSTETSQVALASCTAPEDVVMEIDGLFTPLKALPRCEG, encoded by the exons ATGATGCGTCACCTGGGGAACGGCTCACTCAAGCCTGTTGTCACTCATCCATGTGACCCAGAAAGAAGCTTATTTCTGTCATTTGACCAGTGCCATACTATAAAAAATGTGCGAAGCCTTCTGCTTGAGGGGGAGATGACAGACGGAAGCCAATCAATAACGGGACAGTTTGTCAAGCAGCTGTATGAGCTACAAAAGAACGAGGTTGTCAAACCAGTTCGCTTCCTCACGCAGAAGCACGTAGAACCAACGAACTTTGAGAAGATGCATGTCGGCAGAGCAGTGCAGCTGTTTTCAGACGATGTCATCTCGGCACTTCCTTTTTTGAAGGAATACCCGAGTCGCCACCCTCAGGCAGAGAAGTTCAGAAATGCAGAGGCGACAATCTTGTTCATGAAGATGATGCAAAAGTGGTTCGCCATCCACAATGTAGCAAACCGAACTGCGCATGTGCACATGAGACAGCCTGACCAGATGCACTTCTTTTGCGCGACTGACCAACGCCTACAGTGGTTGGAAAAGGACTTTCCAGACTACATCGAGGCTCTCAACAATGCCTGTAAAAGGAGTGGGAAGAAGTTTCTAAGCGCAGAGACTTATGAAGCTATTTTACTGACGAGCAAGTCTACGGTTTCATGTGTAAAGTTCCTTCTTGAGAGCGGTTTCTTTTATGTTTTGACGAGGAACCTTTCAAGCGACCCTGTGGAACTCCTCTTCAGTTCTCTACGGCAAATGGCCGGTGGCAATGACTGCCTGGATGCAAGAGCCGTGACGTTCAGCCTGGAGAGGATCTTGAGGACTGGCAACCTCTGCCCATCCCAGTCTTCAAACGTCGAGGGCGGGCAGGCTGTCTTGAG CATACATGGCGCTTCCATGAGCGCAACGTCCCCTGTACTGGATGTTCCAGCTGAAGCAACAGCACAAGCTGCCACACCTGTTTCGACTGAGACATCTCAAGTTGCCCTAGCCAG ttGCACTGCACCTGAAGACGTTGTGATGGAAATCGACGGGCTGTTTACACCACTGAAAGCACTGCCTC GCTGCGAAGGCTGA